A region from the Clostridium beijerinckii genome encodes:
- a CDS encoding disulfide oxidoreductase — MITKDLTIGEVIRIKEDAPQILMSFGMGCVGCPSSQAETIEDAAKVHGLNLEELLEALNK, encoded by the coding sequence ATGATAACTAAAGATTTAACAATAGGAGAAGTAATACGAATAAAGGAAGATGCACCACAAATTTTAATGAGTTTTGGAATGGGATGTGTTGGATGTCCATCTTCTCAAGCAGAAACAATTGAAGATGCGGCAAAGGTTCATGGACTAAATTTAGAAGAATTATTGGAAGCATTAAATAAATAA
- a CDS encoding DUF438 domain-containing protein — protein MDKKKIEKLTKVLQKLNNDGVTEDLRKEALDIVSNISPIELSIAEQNLIEKGMNPQDLRHLCDIHMEVLKGELDKIKTKIEPGHVLDTLIVEHDKILGFLTELEEINSKIQKLVSYDSSLEEFKALITVTDNILDAENHHQREEQVLFAEMEDREITGPTRIMRMEHDDLRAKKKFLKKTAEEVSKLEFNEFKENVDKTAKYIIFNLRDHIFKENYILYPTAIESIKGKEIWSDMKRRCDEIGYCGFTPKV, from the coding sequence ATGGATAAGAAGAAGATAGAAAAATTAACTAAAGTATTACAAAAATTAAATAATGACGGGGTAACAGAAGATTTAAGAAAAGAAGCTTTAGATATTGTTTCAAATATAAGTCCAATTGAGCTTTCAATTGCAGAGCAAAATTTAATAGAAAAGGGAATGAATCCTCAAGATTTAAGGCATCTTTGTGATATTCACATGGAAGTTCTAAAGGGTGAACTTGATAAAATTAAAACAAAAATTGAACCAGGTCATGTACTAGATACACTTATTGTAGAGCATGATAAAATTCTTGGATTTTTGACAGAGCTCGAAGAAATTAATTCTAAAATTCAAAAACTAGTAAGCTATGATAGTAGTTTAGAGGAGTTTAAAGCATTAATAACTGTTACAGATAATATATTAGATGCAGAAAATCACCACCAAAGAGAAGAACAAGTATTATTTGCTGAGATGGAAGATAGAGAAATAACTGGTCCAACTAGAATTATGAGAATGGAACATGATGATTTAAGAGCAAAAAAGAAGTTTTTAAAAAAGACAGCAGAAGAAGTTTCTAAATTAGAATTTAATGAGTTTAAAGAGAATGTTGATAAAACAGCAAAATATATTATATTTAACTTAAGAGATCACATATTCAAAGAAAATTATATTTTATATCCGACAGCCATAGAATCTATAAAAGGAAAGGAAATATGGTCGGATATGAAGAGAAGGTGTGATGAAATTGGTTATTGTGGATTTACACCTAAAGTATAA
- a CDS encoding chemotaxis protein — MNIFRNGKSKEVENNFIQNGEETVPKVAQSYKDSKGIIQDMSKLLAETVKQHHIVDNQHDVLGQLSDKVKVHMNEISNLTKNTNDLTDRLYSEGTNLIDITEDTVKKSYEGKDAIEEMVEIIKSLEKENMNNTENIHELARKFSKVNEVVQLITNIASQTNLLALNAAIEAARAGEQGKGFAVVSGEIKKLAEMTKQSTKDISSLIGSIENDTKIVLNNSDKSNEVIARGVRASGNAAEKVEESLSSVAKVGQEVKGVMGLLSEQKHHIENMSNEIIDVDDILKITSKTIISHIEEASVVDRKLEEIKNTVNTL; from the coding sequence ATGAATATATTTAGAAATGGAAAATCAAAAGAGGTAGAAAATAATTTTATTCAAAATGGAGAAGAAACAGTGCCGAAGGTGGCTCAAAGTTATAAAGATAGTAAGGGTATTATTCAAGACATGAGCAAGCTGTTAGCTGAAACTGTAAAACAGCACCACATTGTAGATAATCAGCATGATGTTTTAGGACAGCTTTCTGACAAAGTAAAGGTACATATGAATGAAATTTCTAATTTAACAAAAAATACGAATGACTTAACTGATAGATTATATTCAGAAGGAACTAACCTTATAGATATTACAGAAGATACAGTTAAGAAATCTTATGAAGGTAAGGATGCCATTGAAGAAATGGTGGAAATAATAAAGTCTTTAGAAAAAGAGAACATGAATAATACTGAAAATATACATGAATTGGCAAGAAAATTTAGTAAAGTTAACGAAGTCGTTCAACTAATAACTAATATTGCAAGTCAAACAAATCTCTTGGCTTTAAACGCAGCAATTGAAGCGGCTAGAGCAGGAGAACAGGGGAAGGGCTTTGCAGTAGTGTCAGGGGAGATAAAAAAATTAGCAGAAATGACTAAACAAAGTACCAAGGATATTTCGAGTTTAATTGGGAGTATAGAGAATGATACGAAGATAGTTCTAAATAATTCAGATAAATCTAATGAGGTCATTGCTAGAGGAGTTAGGGCTTCTGGTAATGCTGCAGAAAAAGTAGAAGAAAGTTTATCGTCTGTAGCTAAAGTAGGTCAGGAAGTAAAGGGCGTAATGGGGTTGTTATCTGAACAAAAACATCACATTGAGAACATGAGTAATGAAATAATAGATGTTGATGATATCTTAAAAATTACGTCAAAAACTATAATAAGTCACATAGAAGAAGCAAGTGTTGTAGATAGAAAATTAGAAGAAATAAAAAATACAGTCAACACCTTATAG
- a CDS encoding DDE transposase, with the protein MRRITMFCKNDLQQTSLFEPINQMPKYLQDILNKSWAKAFKDHIFPRINEERFSVLYSNKASRPNSPINVILGLLIIKEIFQQTDEELIGSIHFDVRYQYALNTTNYETQPVSINTLTNFRNRLVEYEASTNEDLIKAEVEALSESIAKYLSVDNKKVRVDSLMVSSSCKKLSRIELVYSINSRLIKALNIINPPIISDELKPYLEKGHKNDTIYRTQDLKADSKLSILIEHSKILYNIALKAGDIVTSTEEFQLLNRVIQDQTTEDAAKNLVIKDSKDITSTSLQNPTDKDATYRKKYGGNVGYVVNIQESFNDKNSVITGYDLKQNIHSDSKFADDVIANLASQNKNSNCKLLVDGAYYEQEKAKNALKQGIEMIPSQLVGRKVSTDKLSYSKFIVDDEKNVISCCPNGVEPVESYYSSKSYTAKFDSSTCEKCPLNSQCPKKISKKFNTIRVSEKAYNTATQREKMHESEYIKLANKRAGIEGIPSVLRRRYKIDTMPIRGLLRSKLWVGFKIAAYNFKKLLKQFLESGIECFLNIIACIVAVIINCFKLYFLEFEAKLSN; encoded by the coding sequence ATGAGGAGAATTACTATGTTTTGCAAAAATGACCTTCAACAAACTTCATTATTTGAACCAATCAACCAAATGCCAAAATACCTTCAAGATATTTTAAATAAAAGTTGGGCTAAGGCATTTAAGGATCATATTTTTCCGCGAATAAATGAGGAGCGTTTTTCGGTTTTATATAGCAATAAAGCCTCAAGGCCTAATTCACCTATTAATGTTATTCTTGGCTTACTAATTATAAAAGAAATATTTCAGCAGACTGATGAAGAGCTTATCGGCTCTATTCATTTCGATGTAAGATATCAATATGCTTTAAATACAACTAATTATGAAACACAACCAGTATCTATAAATACTCTAACAAATTTTAGAAACAGACTTGTTGAATATGAAGCGTCAACTAATGAAGACTTAATAAAAGCTGAAGTTGAAGCTTTATCCGAAAGCATTGCTAAGTATTTATCTGTTGATAATAAAAAAGTTAGAGTGGATTCGTTAATGGTTAGTTCATCATGCAAAAAATTAAGTAGAATTGAGCTAGTATATTCTATAAATAGCAGACTTATTAAAGCTCTAAATATAATAAATCCACCTATTATAAGTGATGAACTAAAACCGTACCTTGAAAAGGGGCATAAAAATGACACTATATATAGAACTCAAGATTTAAAGGCTGATTCAAAACTTTCAATTTTAATCGAACATTCTAAAATTCTATACAATATCGCTCTGAAAGCTGGAGATATAGTTACTTCAACAGAAGAGTTTCAACTTTTAAATAGAGTTATTCAGGACCAAACTACAGAAGATGCTGCAAAAAATTTAGTTATTAAAGATTCAAAAGATATAACTTCAACTAGTTTACAAAATCCAACTGACAAAGATGCAACCTACAGAAAAAAATATGGTGGTAACGTTGGTTATGTTGTTAATATACAAGAATCATTTAATGATAAAAACAGTGTTATAACAGGCTATGACCTTAAGCAAAATATTCACAGCGATTCAAAATTTGCTGATGATGTTATTGCTAATTTAGCTTCACAAAATAAAAATTCAAACTGTAAACTACTAGTTGATGGTGCTTACTATGAACAAGAAAAAGCCAAAAATGCTTTAAAACAAGGAATTGAAATGATTCCAAGTCAACTAGTTGGCAGAAAAGTATCTACTGATAAACTGAGTTATTCAAAATTCATTGTAGATGACGAAAAAAATGTAATAAGTTGTTGTCCTAACGGAGTCGAACCTGTAGAGTCTTATTATAGTTCAAAATCTTATACAGCCAAATTTGACTCCAGTACATGTGAAAAATGTCCTTTAAATTCACAATGTCCAAAGAAAATATCAAAGAAATTTAATACCATAAGAGTTAGCGAAAAAGCTTATAATACAGCTACTCAAAGAGAAAAAATGCACGAGAGTGAGTATATAAAGCTTGCAAATAAAAGGGCTGGTATAGAAGGTATTCCTTCTGTTTTGAGGAGAAGATATAAAATTGATACCATGCCTATCCGGGGATTATTGCGCTCAAAATTATGGGTTGGATTTAAAATCGCAGCCTATAACTTCAAGAAACTGTTAAAACAGTTTCTTGAAAGTGGCATAGAGTGTTTTCTCAATATAATTGCATGTATAGTTGCTGTAATAATTAACTGTTTTAAATTATATTTTTTAGAATTTGAAGCAAAGCTGTCAAACTAA
- a CDS encoding phosphate ABC transporter substrate-binding protein, which translates to MKKRTLKLIVSALVVAMVGSVMVGCGSTSTNDSKSGTSDSKSAPTELSGSITVSGSSALLPLMEKTVEKFNEKNPNAEIGAQAGGSGTGLTQVLDGTVDIGNSDVFAEEKLDAAKAKELVDHKVVAQGFGIVVSKSLGIDNLTSAQIKDIFSGKVTNWKDVGGKDKEILLIHRTAGSGTRATFEKTVLGGDKSLENDSLGVTQDSNGAVLSAMKENDGAISYLGLAYMNSKEAQDVLNVVKLDGVASDKANITDGSYKFWSWGHMYTKGEATGIAKSFIEFVTSSDNKDSVETLGFISGTEMKVK; encoded by the coding sequence ATGAAAAAAAGAACATTAAAATTAATAGTAAGTGCTTTAGTCGTAGCAATGGTAGGAAGCGTAATGGTAGGATGCGGAAGTACATCAACAAATGATAGTAAATCAGGAACAAGTGATAGTAAATCAGCACCAACTGAATTAAGCGGATCAATAACAGTTAGTGGATCATCGGCATTGCTACCATTAATGGAAAAAACAGTTGAAAAATTTAATGAAAAAAATCCTAATGCAGAGATTGGAGCTCAAGCTGGTGGATCTGGTACAGGTCTTACTCAAGTATTAGATGGAACAGTGGATATTGGAAATTCAGATGTATTTGCAGAAGAAAAATTAGATGCGGCAAAGGCAAAAGAATTAGTTGATCATAAAGTTGTAGCACAAGGATTTGGTATTGTAGTAAGTAAATCACTCGGAATAGATAATTTGACTTCAGCTCAAATTAAAGACATATTTTCTGGAAAAGTTACTAACTGGAAAGATGTTGGAGGAAAAGATAAAGAAATTTTACTAATCCATAGAACAGCAGGTTCAGGTACAAGAGCAACTTTTGAAAAGACAGTACTTGGTGGAGATAAGTCTTTAGAAAATGATTCTTTAGGAGTAACTCAAGATTCAAATGGTGCAGTACTAAGTGCCATGAAGGAAAATGATGGTGCAATTAGTTACTTAGGTCTTGCATATATGAATTCAAAGGAAGCTCAAGATGTTTTAAACGTAGTAAAACTTGATGGAGTAGCTTCTGATAAAGCAAATATAACTGATGGATCTTATAAATTCTGGTCATGGGGTCATATGTACACTAAAGGAGAAGCAACAGGAATAGCTAAGAGCTTTATAGAATTTGTAACAAGTAGTGATAATAAAGATAGTGTAGAAACTTTAGGATTTATTTCAGGCACTGAAATGAAAGTAAAATAA
- a CDS encoding MATE family efflux transporter, with product MNQSNELETESVRKLLLKFSIPAVIGMLVNALYSIVDRIFVGRGVGSLALSGVAITFPITNIIMGVGMLVGTGAAAVVSIKLGQKNEKEAEKIIGNAFMLTIILSIIVTILGLAFLDPILNLFGASAETMPYAKQFASIVLVGTVLQNVGFGLNPIIRSEGDPKTAMITMLIGAILNLIMNPILIFGFNLGVRGSAFATIISQAVCSVWIFMYFTKGKSLLKLKKINIKLEKNVVREIVAIGISPFAMQVAASFVTIIINKSLEKYGGDLAIAAYSLIMSIAILIVMPMLGVNQGAQPIIGYNYGAKNISRVKKALKYSIIVNTCIASVGFIVVQLFPLQIIKIFNATDTKLIEIGSNGLSIFLFMFMFVGAQTSCVNYFQSVGKAKKSMLLSLLRQVILLIPLTLILPHFFNLNGVWIAGPASDFVSSIITFIVIWIEIKTLKIL from the coding sequence ATGAATCAATCGAATGAATTAGAAACAGAAAGTGTAAGAAAACTTCTGTTAAAGTTTTCTATACCAGCTGTTATAGGTATGCTTGTTAATGCTTTATACAGTATTGTAGATAGAATATTTGTAGGGAGGGGTGTTGGATCGCTGGCACTTTCAGGTGTGGCAATAACATTCCCTATCACCAACATAATTATGGGTGTTGGAATGCTTGTTGGTACTGGAGCCGCGGCAGTAGTTTCCATAAAATTAGGACAAAAGAATGAAAAAGAAGCCGAAAAAATTATAGGTAACGCTTTTATGCTTACAATTATACTTTCAATAATTGTAACTATTTTAGGACTTGCATTTTTAGATCCTATCCTGAATTTATTTGGTGCAAGTGCGGAAACTATGCCTTATGCAAAGCAATTTGCTAGCATAGTTCTTGTAGGTACTGTACTTCAAAATGTGGGATTTGGTTTAAATCCTATTATCCGTTCAGAAGGTGATCCAAAGACTGCTATGATAACTATGCTTATAGGTGCTATACTTAACTTGATTATGAATCCTATATTGATATTTGGATTTAACCTAGGTGTAAGAGGATCAGCATTTGCAACTATTATTTCACAGGCTGTTTGCTCAGTATGGATATTTATGTATTTTACAAAAGGCAAAAGTCTTTTAAAATTAAAAAAAATCAATATCAAATTAGAAAAAAATGTTGTTAGAGAAATAGTGGCCATAGGTATATCCCCTTTTGCTATGCAGGTTGCAGCTAGCTTTGTTACAATTATTATTAATAAAAGCCTAGAAAAATATGGAGGAGACCTTGCTATAGCAGCTTATTCACTTATAATGAGTATTGCCATTTTAATAGTAATGCCAATGCTAGGAGTAAATCAAGGAGCACAACCAATAATCGGATATAATTATGGTGCGAAAAACATTAGTAGAGTTAAAAAAGCATTAAAATATTCAATTATTGTTAATACATGTATAGCTTCAGTTGGATTTATAGTAGTTCAGTTATTCCCACTTCAAATAATTAAAATTTTTAATGCAACGGACACTAAGCTTATAGAGATAGGCTCAAATGGGCTTTCAATTTTCCTTTTCATGTTTATGTTTGTTGGAGCTCAGACATCTTGTGTTAATTACTTTCAATCTGTAGGAAAAGCAAAAAAATCTATGCTTTTAAGTTTATTAAGACAGGTTATATTGCTTATACCACTTACACTTATACTTCCGCACTTTTTTAATTTGAATGGTGTATGGATAGCAGGACCAGCTTCAGATTTTGTTTCATCAATTATAACATTTATTGTTATATGGATTGAAATAAAAACTCTAAAAATTCTATAG
- a CDS encoding MATE family efflux transporter: MMITKNLKNIAKDKKFIRKTIAITIPIALQALLNTSLNLVDTVMIGSLGQSSIAAVGLANKVFFVFTLLLFGIVSGSSILTAQYWGKNDIKSIRKVLGISLIIGLIGSIIFVIPSLICPEIVMSIFTPSENTIKIGASYLAIAAISYPLTAITNVYIGLLRGVNQVKAPVLITLICIFIKIGLNYILIFGHLGMPALGVQGEAIAILIVRAVECTCILSLVYFEKGPAAAKIKELLSFNKQFIKLYFLTVTPVIINEFMWGLGVTMYSLVYGRMGEGPVAAITITQTVEQIITVVFQGISAATAVILGNELGASKLKDAEIHAKYFIILQFIFALIMSIICFVIKNPLIMLFNVTDIVGADIRKCLLVFSLYLPFKAFNWVNIVGILRSGGDTKAALMLDITGVWCVGIPFAYLGGMMLGFPIYYVYAMVGFEEVYKFILGFRRYKKKIWLRNLV, encoded by the coding sequence ATGATGATTACAAAAAATTTAAAGAATATTGCAAAAGATAAAAAATTTATACGAAAAACTATAGCGATTACTATTCCGATAGCACTACAAGCTTTATTAAATACTAGCTTGAATCTTGTAGACACTGTAATGATTGGAAGTCTTGGACAAAGTTCTATTGCAGCAGTTGGACTTGCAAATAAAGTTTTCTTCGTTTTTACGCTATTATTATTTGGGATTGTAAGTGGTTCATCTATATTAACAGCTCAATATTGGGGAAAAAATGATATAAAAAGTATAAGAAAAGTTTTAGGTATATCCCTAATTATTGGATTAATAGGATCAATTATTTTCGTAATTCCAAGTTTAATATGTCCTGAAATAGTCATGAGTATTTTCACACCGAGTGAAAATACAATAAAAATAGGAGCATCATACTTGGCTATTGCTGCAATTAGTTATCCACTAACAGCAATTACCAATGTTTACATAGGTCTTCTAAGAGGTGTCAATCAGGTAAAAGCGCCTGTTTTAATAACATTAATTTGTATTTTTATAAAAATAGGATTAAATTATATCTTAATATTTGGTCATTTAGGAATGCCAGCTCTTGGTGTTCAAGGTGAAGCCATTGCAATTTTAATTGTTAGAGCAGTTGAATGTACATGCATTTTATCGTTAGTGTATTTTGAAAAAGGTCCAGCAGCGGCAAAAATTAAGGAACTTTTATCTTTTAATAAACAATTTATAAAACTATATTTCTTAACTGTAACCCCAGTTATTATTAATGAATTTATGTGGGGGTTAGGTGTCACAATGTATTCATTAGTATATGGAAGAATGGGTGAGGGACCTGTTGCTGCGATTACAATAACTCAAACGGTTGAACAAATAATTACTGTAGTATTCCAAGGGATTAGTGCTGCAACAGCAGTTATTTTAGGAAATGAACTTGGAGCAAGTAAATTAAAAGATGCTGAAATTCACGCAAAATATTTTATTATTTTACAGTTTATTTTTGCTTTAATTATGTCTATAATATGTTTTGTTATTAAAAATCCATTAATTATGTTATTCAACGTAACAGATATTGTAGGTGCAGATATACGGAAATGTCTACTTGTTTTTTCACTTTACTTACCGTTTAAAGCATTTAATTGGGTTAATATTGTGGGTATTCTTAGAAGTGGAGGAGATACTAAAGCAGCATTGATGCTAGATATTACAGGAGTATGGTGTGTTGGAATACCGTTTGCTTATTTAGGTGGAATGATGCTAGGGTTTCCTATATATTATGTATATGCAATGGTGGGATTTGAAGAGGTATATAAGTTTATATTAGGATTTAGGCGTTATAAAAAGAAAATATGGCTTAGAAATTTAGTCTAA